In the Nicotiana tabacum cultivar K326 chromosome 16, ASM71507v2, whole genome shotgun sequence genome, one interval contains:
- the LOC142170500 gene encoding uncharacterized protein LOC142170500, translating into MYSTNAYSAWTYLKEIFDKKNLTRFCQLLREICTTSQGSLSVSEYYSKLICAWDEYWSMVVVPLPCECTKHKEYAENKEQQRLVQFLMGLNETYAQARSQVLLSVPIPTLNQAYNMIMQDESQRSNRFRKNNENSVLQFDYCLMKGHTKENCYKLVGYPPDKKFNKRRTFDKGNSGGSRGLTANNVSCVGESEGTSLVGSSSGPISMPFFTLEQYHQLLKLIDKEPTTTNARVNMADMVYLLNACFSVGSETNSWVIDTGASNHMVSSLDLLTEFHSVASNSSKDLYNGRVRGIDKEKNGLYILQPAKIPPLVKVPETP; encoded by the exons ATGTACTCAACCAATGCCTATAGTGCTTGGACATACCTGAAGGAAATATTTGATAAGAAAAATCTCACTAGATTTTGTCAATTGCTCAGAGAAATTTGTACCACTAGCCAAGGGAGTTTATCAGTGTCAGAATATTACTCAAAGTTGATATGTGCATGGGATGAGTATTGGTCGATGGTAGTGGTACCATTGCCATGTGAATGCACAAAGCATAAGGAATATGcagagaacaaggaacaacaaagACTGGTACAATTTCTAATGGGCTTAAACGAAACATATGCACAAGCAAGGAGTCAAGTGTTGTTGAGTGTCCCTATTCCCACTCTCAATCAGGCATACAATATGATCATGCAGGATGAAAGCCAAAGA AGTAATAGATTCAGAAAGAACAATGAAAATAGTGTATTGCAGTTTGATTACTGTCTTATGAAGGGTCACACGAAAGAGAATTGCTATAAGTTGGTAGGTTATCCACCCGacaaaaaattcaacaaaaggaGAACTTTTGACAAGGGAAATTCAGGAGGAAGCAGGGGACTTACAGCAAACAATGTGAGCTGTGTTGGGGAATCTGAAGGAACCAGCTTAGTAGGCAGCTCATCAGGGCCCATCAGTATGCCATTTTTCACTCTAGAACAGTATCACCAACTGTTGAAGTTAATTGACAAGGAACCAACAACAACAAATGCAAGGGTAAACATGGCAGATATGGTTTATCTCCTTAATGCATGCTTCTCTGTAGGTTCTGAAACTAACTCTTGGGTCATAGATACTGGAGCCTCGAATCATATGGTTTCTAGCTTGGACCTCTTAACTGAATTTCACTCTGTTGCTTCTAACTCTAGTAAA GACCTTTACAATGGCAGAGTGAGGGGGATTGATAAGGAGAAAAATGGACTTTACATACTTCAACCTGCCAAGATACCACCACTTGTTAAAGTACCCGAAACACCTTAA
- the LOC107822462 gene encoding HMG-Y-related protein A encodes MSTLKKKNYCAFEADSALPLFVYFSKLLFSSFSSHTPTVSLQVSMETEMFNKTPSSHPEYPEMIYEALEALNQEGGSNKSSMSKYIESKYGNLDQGHSKLLTFYLDKMKQNGELIFLKNNYIKPGPDVPPKRGRGRPRKDPNAPPIPKKPKPTAASIAPPPLVSKTGRPRGRPRKIKPQQQAQNGVEGS; translated from the exons ATgagtactttaaaaaaaaaaaattactgtgCTTTTGAGGCTGACTCTGCCCTCCCTCTTTTTGTGTACTTCTCAAagcttctcttctcttctttttcttctcacaCACCCACAGTGTCTCTGCAAGTTTCAATGGAGACTGAAATGTTCAACAAGACTCCATCATCACACCCTGAATATCCTGAG ATGATTTATGAAGCCCTTGAAGCCTTAAATCAAGAAGGAGgctcaaacaagtcatcaatgtCAAAGTACATTGAATCCAAATATGGAAACTTAGATCAAGGTCACTCAAAGTTACTCACTTTCTATTTAGACAAAATGAAGCAAAATGGTGAGTTGATTTTCCTCAAAAACAATTACATTAAACCTGGTCCAGATGTTCCACCTAAACGTGGCagaggaagaccaagaaaagatcCAAATGCACCACCTATTCCTAAAAAACCAAAGCCAACAGCAGCTTCTATTGCACCACCACCTCTTGTTTCAAAGACAGGAAGGCCAAGAGGTAGACCTAGGAAAATTAAGCCACAACAACAAGCACAAAATGGTGTTGAGGGTAGCTGA